A portion of the Streptomyces sp. NBC_01335 genome contains these proteins:
- a CDS encoding oxidoreductase: MSTTASDPLAALAALPGVPDSVDSVRKAVDRVYGHRVMRRRSNEVTSEAALRGARGSAALSGADWNLEEVRRRTDFSGDTEARTVGAALRLTAEAGQLLSIWRQSPLRVLARLHLVAAGGATPDDAVGRPRLVGETVDEPLVEAPLPGADEVAGRLDGLSRLIIDGSTAPALVTSAIVHGELLALRPFGSRNGLVARTAERIVLIGSGLDPKSICPAEVGHAEQGRAAYVAAFEGYMSGTPEGMAAWIAHCGRAVELGVRESTAVCEALQRGAA; encoded by the coding sequence ATGAGTACGACTGCCTCGGATCCGCTCGCCGCCCTCGCCGCTCTGCCGGGGGTTCCCGACTCCGTGGACTCGGTCCGCAAGGCCGTGGACCGGGTCTACGGCCACCGTGTGATGCGCCGCCGCAGCAACGAGGTGACCTCGGAAGCCGCGCTGCGCGGAGCGCGCGGTTCGGCTGCGCTGTCCGGTGCCGACTGGAACCTGGAAGAGGTGCGACGGCGTACCGACTTCAGCGGCGACACCGAGGCGCGGACGGTGGGTGCCGCGCTGCGTCTCACCGCCGAGGCCGGTCAACTCCTCTCCATCTGGCGGCAGTCGCCCCTGCGGGTCCTGGCCAGGCTGCACCTGGTCGCGGCCGGAGGGGCGACACCCGACGACGCGGTGGGGCGCCCCCGGCTGGTCGGCGAGACGGTCGACGAGCCCCTCGTGGAGGCTCCCCTGCCGGGCGCCGACGAAGTGGCCGGGCGACTCGACGGGCTGTCGCGGCTCATCATCGACGGGAGCACCGCTCCCGCGCTGGTCACGTCCGCCATCGTGCACGGCGAACTGCTCGCCCTGCGCCCCTTCGGTTCGCGCAATGGGCTGGTGGCCCGGACCGCCGAGCGCATCGTGCTGATCGGCAGTGGCCTGGACCCCAAGTCGATCTGCCCGGCCGAGGTCGGTCACGCGGAGCAGGGGCGCGCCGCGTACGTGGCGGCGTTCGAGGGATACATGTCGGGGACGCCGGAAGGGATGGCGGCCTGGATCGCGCACTGCGGGCGCGCGGTGGAGCTGGGCGTCAGGGAATCGACCGCGGTCTGCGAGGCGCTGCAGCGCGGCGCCGCCTGA
- a CDS encoding SulP family inorganic anion transporter, whose translation MPACVPTRKNRNHHDSHLARAAGEKRPHSPPPREGRRFRVTAGDLSASITVFLIAVPMSLGLAVAMDAPLEAGLISAAIGGIVAGLIGGTPLQVSGPSAGLTVVTAELIQVYGWRTTCAITIGAGLLQILLGSLRAARAALAVSPAIVHGTLAGIGVAIALAQLHIVLGGSPQSSAVDNALALPEQLARISPAAPLIGALTIALLVLWPRIPGGAGRVLRRIPAALASVAVATAVAAVAAPRISRVDLPSWSSHVLPEMPHGPVLALATAMFTVMLVGSLESLLAAVAVDKLASDRAAQHALRQPDMPLTRVARSDLDRELRGQGITNTLAGLLGGLPVSGGAVRSSANVRAGATGRAATVLHGVWVLLAAAFLVAVLEWIPLAALAALVMVVGIQMVNYAHIRNVHRHREFLVYGATITGVVVFGVLAGVAIGIAAAVGMALHRLARTRVTVSESDGRYLVIVRGQLTFLAVPRLSRILNQLPQGVDAIVELDGFFMDHAAYEAIQDWRTTQVAHGGSIVFTGRSGGRIAEPASAAHSCCRPWTPWRNHHCHDRPHQPTTAAERPHTRPGHADGLPEKRVAETDGRPVERADAARRGGHRLLSGISSFQLNTAPLVREELARLAAEGQRPSQLFLTCADSRLVTSMITSSGPGDLFTVRNVGNLVPPPGAGADAGGDDSVAAAIEYAVDVLRVESITVCGHSGCGAMQALLNAEPGTPRNTPLWRWLRHGLPSLDRMSSRDRSWARISGRMPADAVEQLCLTNVVQQLDHLRAHESVARRLADGTLQLHGMYFHVGEAQAYLLTEGASSGSGPDEVFERVAPGIGPDQEEALPEDRPGHGEVSHSLA comes from the coding sequence ATGCCTGCCTGCGTACCCACCCGAAAGAACCGAAACCACCACGACTCCCACCTCGCCCGCGCCGCCGGGGAGAAGCGGCCCCACAGCCCGCCGCCGCGCGAAGGCCGCCGCTTCCGCGTCACCGCGGGCGACCTCTCCGCGTCGATCACGGTCTTCCTCATCGCTGTCCCCATGTCGCTCGGCCTCGCCGTCGCCATGGACGCGCCGCTGGAGGCCGGCCTGATCTCCGCCGCGATCGGCGGCATCGTCGCCGGACTGATCGGCGGCACCCCGCTCCAGGTCAGCGGGCCGTCCGCCGGACTGACCGTCGTGACGGCCGAGTTGATCCAGGTCTACGGCTGGCGCACGACCTGTGCCATCACCATCGGGGCCGGGCTGCTCCAGATCCTGCTGGGTTCGCTGCGAGCGGCGCGGGCCGCCCTCGCCGTCAGCCCCGCGATCGTCCACGGCACCCTCGCCGGGATCGGGGTGGCCATCGCGCTCGCCCAGTTGCACATCGTTCTCGGCGGATCCCCGCAGAGCTCAGCGGTGGACAACGCCCTCGCACTGCCGGAGCAGTTGGCGCGGATCAGTCCCGCCGCCCCGCTGATCGGAGCCCTGACCATCGCTCTGCTGGTGCTGTGGCCTCGCATTCCCGGTGGCGCGGGCCGCGTGCTCCGCAGGATTCCGGCCGCGCTCGCGTCGGTCGCCGTGGCCACGGCGGTGGCGGCCGTCGCCGCGCCCCGCATCAGCCGGGTGGACCTGCCCTCGTGGAGCTCGCACGTCCTGCCCGAAATGCCGCACGGGCCCGTACTCGCCCTCGCCACCGCCATGTTCACCGTGATGCTGGTCGGCAGCCTGGAGTCACTCCTGGCGGCCGTGGCCGTGGACAAGCTGGCTTCCGACCGCGCCGCCCAACACGCCTTGCGCCAGCCCGACATGCCGCTGACGCGCGTCGCCCGCTCCGATCTGGACCGCGAGTTGCGGGGCCAGGGCATCACCAACACGCTGGCCGGGCTGCTCGGCGGGCTGCCTGTCTCCGGTGGCGCGGTGCGCAGTTCGGCCAACGTCCGCGCCGGGGCCACCGGCCGCGCCGCGACCGTGCTGCACGGCGTCTGGGTCCTGCTCGCGGCGGCCTTTCTGGTGGCCGTGCTCGAGTGGATCCCGCTCGCCGCGCTGGCCGCCCTCGTCATGGTCGTCGGCATCCAGATGGTGAACTACGCCCACATCAGGAACGTCCACCGGCACCGCGAGTTCCTGGTCTACGGCGCCACGATCACCGGCGTCGTGGTGTTCGGCGTGCTGGCCGGCGTCGCGATCGGCATCGCGGCCGCCGTGGGCATGGCACTGCACCGTCTCGCCCGCACCCGCGTCACCGTGAGCGAGAGCGACGGCCGCTACCTGGTCATCGTGCGCGGCCAGTTGACCTTCCTCGCGGTGCCCCGGCTCAGCCGCATCCTCAACCAACTCCCCCAAGGCGTCGACGCGATCGTGGAACTGGACGGATTCTTCATGGACCACGCGGCCTACGAGGCCATTCAGGACTGGCGCACCACCCAGGTCGCCCACGGCGGCAGCATCGTCTTCACCGGCAGGTCCGGAGGGAGGATCGCGGAACCCGCGTCGGCGGCGCACTCCTGCTGCCGCCCGTGGACGCCCTGGCGCAACCACCACTGCCACGACCGGCCCCACCAGCCCACCACCGCGGCGGAACGCCCCCACACCAGGCCGGGGCATGCCGACGGGCTTCCGGAGAAGCGCGTGGCGGAGACGGACGGACGCCCCGTGGAGCGCGCCGACGCTGCCCGGCGCGGTGGGCACCGCCTGTTGAGCGGCATCAGTTCCTTCCAGCTCAACACGGCCCCGCTGGTCCGCGAGGAGCTCGCCCGTCTCGCGGCGGAGGGCCAGCGGCCGTCCCAGCTCTTCCTCACCTGTGCGGACTCCCGCCTCGTCACGAGCATGATCACGTCGAGCGGGCCGGGCGATCTGTTCACCGTGCGCAACGTGGGCAATCTCGTGCCCCCGCCCGGGGCCGGGGCCGACGCGGGCGGTGACGACTCGGTGGCCGCGGCGATCGAGTACGCGGTGGACGTGCTGCGGGTCGAGTCCATCACCGTCTGCGGGCACTCCGGCTGCGGTGCCATGCAGGCGCTGCTCAACGCAGAGCCGGGGACGCCCCGGAACACTCCCCTGTGGCGGTGGCTGCGGCACGGGCTGCCGAGCCTGGACCGCATGTCCTCCCGCGACCGCTCCTGGGCGCGCATCTCCGGCCGGATGCCCGCCGACGCGGTGGAGCAGCTCTGTCTGACCAACGTCGTCCAGCAGCTCGACCACCTCCGCGCGCACGAGTCGGTGGCACGCCGGCTGGCGGACGGCACCCTCCAGCTGCACGGCATGTACTTCCACGTCGGGGAGGCGCAGGCCTATCTGTTGACGGAGGGGGCCAGTTCCGGTTCGGGCCCGGACGAGGTCTTCGAGCGGGTGGCGCCGGGCATCGGCCCCGATCAGGAGGAGGCGCTTCCGGAAGACCGTCCCGGTCACGGGGAGGTCAGCCACAGCCTCGCCTGA
- a CDS encoding ATP-binding protein: MKIAFVGKGGSGKTTLSSLFIRHLAANEAHVIAVDADINQHLGAALGLDEQEAAALPSMGAELPLIKDYLRGTNPRIASAETMIKTTPPGEGSRLLRVREDNPVYDACARTVRLDDGDIRLMATGAFNESDLGVACYHSKVGAVELCLNHMVDGPDEYVVVDMTAGSDSFASGMFTRFDMTFLVAEPTRKGVSVYRQYKEYARDFGVTLRVVGNKVQGPDDLDFLRAEVGEDLLVGVGHSDWVRAMEKGRPNRFELLEADNRMALQALQDAAEDSYALRDRERYTRQMVHFHLKNAESWGNEKTGADLAAQVDPAFTLDDRLVTGASAPA; the protein is encoded by the coding sequence ATGAAGATCGCTTTCGTAGGGAAGGGCGGCAGCGGCAAGACCACGCTGTCCTCTCTCTTCATCCGCCACCTCGCCGCCAACGAAGCCCATGTCATCGCCGTGGACGCCGACATCAACCAGCACCTCGGGGCCGCGCTCGGCCTCGACGAGCAGGAGGCGGCGGCGCTTCCGTCCATGGGTGCCGAACTCCCGCTGATCAAGGACTACCTGCGCGGCACCAACCCCCGGATCGCCTCCGCCGAGACGATGATCAAGACGACGCCGCCCGGCGAGGGTTCGCGCCTGCTGCGCGTCCGCGAGGACAACCCCGTCTACGACGCCTGCGCGCGCACCGTCCGGCTGGACGACGGCGACATCCGGCTGATGGCCACCGGCGCGTTCAACGAGTCGGATCTCGGCGTCGCCTGCTACCACTCCAAGGTGGGCGCGGTGGAGCTCTGCCTCAACCACATGGTCGACGGCCCGGACGAGTACGTCGTGGTCGACATGACCGCCGGATCCGACTCGTTCGCCTCGGGGATGTTCACCCGGTTCGACATGACGTTCCTCGTCGCCGAGCCGACCCGGAAGGGCGTGTCGGTGTACCGCCAGTACAAGGAGTACGCGCGGGACTTCGGCGTGACGCTCCGGGTGGTCGGCAACAAGGTGCAGGGTCCGGACGACCTGGACTTCCTGCGCGCGGAGGTCGGCGAGGACCTGCTCGTCGGGGTCGGCCACTCCGACTGGGTGCGGGCGATGGAGAAGGGCCGGCCGAACCGCTTCGAGCTGCTGGAGGCCGACAACAGGATGGCGCTCCAGGCACTCCAGGACGCGGCCGAGGACTCGTACGCGCTGCGCGACCGCGAGCGGTACACGCGCCAGATGGTGCACTTCCACCTGAAGAACGCCGAGAGTTGGGGCAACGAGAAGACCGGCGCCGATCTGGCCGCCCAGGTCGACCCCGCGTTCACGCTCGACGACCGCCTGGTGACCGGCGCGTCGGCCCCCGCGTGA
- the nhaA gene encoding Na+/H+ antiporter NhaA, with protein MLGRLPLPERTYLADALRTETVGGVVLLVAAIAALVWANALGSSYTAVSDFHFGPAALGLDLSVEHWAADGLLAVFFFVAGAELKRELVAGELRDPRTAALPVVAALCGMAVPALVYVLTNAIGGGSLGGWAVPTATDIAFALAVLAVLGTSLPGSLRAFLLTLAVVDDLFAILIIAVFFTESIDFLALGGAFLGLALFWALLRFEVRGWWVYVPLALVIWGLMYNSGVHATIAGVAMGLMLRCVRREGEERSPGEHIEHLVRPLSAGLAVPMFALFAAGVTLRGDALAEVFTRPETLGVVLGLVVGKTVGIYGGARLATRFTKAELNPALAWADVFAVAALAGIGFTVSLLIGELAFAGDEDMTNEVKASVLLGSLIATVVSGVLLKLRVRVHRALYEAEERDEDASGVPDVYEQDDPGYHLRMAALHERKAAEHRRLAERAGAAGNKPDSPA; from the coding sequence CTGCTGGGCCGCCTGCCGCTGCCGGAGCGGACCTACCTCGCGGACGCGCTGCGCACGGAGACGGTCGGCGGCGTCGTCCTGCTGGTGGCGGCCATCGCGGCACTCGTCTGGGCCAACGCGCTCGGCTCTTCCTACACGGCGGTCAGCGATTTCCACTTCGGCCCGGCGGCCCTCGGGCTCGACCTCTCCGTGGAGCACTGGGCCGCCGACGGGCTGCTCGCCGTCTTCTTCTTCGTCGCGGGCGCGGAGCTCAAGCGCGAGCTGGTCGCGGGCGAACTCCGCGACCCCAGGACGGCCGCCCTGCCCGTCGTAGCCGCCCTGTGCGGCATGGCGGTGCCCGCGCTCGTCTACGTACTCACCAACGCCATCGGCGGCGGCAGTCTGGGCGGCTGGGCCGTGCCGACGGCAACCGACATCGCCTTCGCGCTCGCCGTCCTCGCCGTCCTCGGCACCTCGCTGCCGGGCTCGCTCCGGGCCTTCCTGCTGACGCTGGCCGTCGTCGACGACCTCTTCGCCATCCTGATCATCGCGGTGTTCTTCACCGAGTCGATCGACTTCCTGGCCCTGGGCGGCGCCTTCCTCGGGCTGGCCCTCTTCTGGGCGCTGCTCCGCTTCGAGGTCCGCGGCTGGTGGGTGTACGTACCGCTGGCCCTCGTCATCTGGGGACTGATGTACAACAGCGGCGTCCACGCGACCATCGCGGGCGTCGCCATGGGGCTGATGCTGCGGTGCGTCCGGCGCGAGGGCGAGGAACGCTCCCCCGGCGAGCACATCGAGCATCTCGTGCGCCCGCTCTCCGCCGGGCTCGCCGTCCCGATGTTCGCGCTCTTCGCCGCCGGGGTGACGCTGCGCGGCGACGCGCTCGCCGAAGTCTTCACCCGGCCCGAGACGCTCGGGGTGGTCCTCGGCCTCGTCGTCGGCAAGACCGTCGGCATCTACGGCGGCGCCCGGCTCGCCACCCGCTTCACCAAGGCCGAGCTCAACCCAGCTCTGGCCTGGGCGGACGTCTTCGCGGTCGCCGCGCTCGCCGGCATCGGCTTCACCGTCTCGCTGCTCATCGGCGAGCTCGCCTTCGCCGGCGACGAGGACATGACCAACGAAGTCAAGGCGTCCGTTCTGCTCGGTTCGCTCATCGCCACCGTAGTCTCCGGTGTACTGCTCAAACTCCGGGTACGCGTCCACCGGGCGCTGTACGAGGCGGAGGAGCGGGACGAGGACGCGTCGGGGGTTCCCGATGTCTACGAGCAGGACGATCCCGGGTACCACCTGCGGATGGCCGCACTCCACGAACGGAAGGCGGCCGAACACCGCCGTCTCGCCGAACGGGCGGGGGCAGCGGGCAACAAGCCGGACAGTCCGGCATGA
- a CDS encoding phage holin family protein yields MSDPGNFVGGADRSLGQLVATATAEMSALVHDEIALAKAEVRQDVKRGVMGSAAGIIAGVLLLFAIPTLSFAAAYGIHNLGLGLAWSFLIVGGAFILLGVLLALFAVAKFKKVKPPEKSIASAKQSAAVLQGVKPHPRPVTAPGPSRPAIGGSSLADKAVEKSPVQDKSSAVARSSA; encoded by the coding sequence ATGAGCGACCCCGGCAATTTCGTGGGCGGCGCGGACCGCAGTCTGGGACAGCTGGTCGCCACGGCGACCGCCGAGATGTCCGCACTGGTGCACGACGAAATCGCCCTGGCCAAGGCTGAGGTGCGCCAGGACGTCAAACGGGGCGTCATGGGCAGCGCCGCCGGCATCATCGCGGGCGTCCTGCTCCTGTTCGCGATCCCGACGCTGAGCTTCGCGGCCGCGTACGGCATCCACAACCTGGGGCTGGGCCTGGCCTGGTCGTTCCTGATCGTCGGCGGCGCCTTCATTCTCCTGGGCGTACTGCTGGCCCTCTTCGCCGTCGCCAAGTTCAAGAAGGTCAAGCCGCCGGAGAAGTCGATCGCGTCCGCGAAGCAGAGCGCCGCCGTCCTTCAGGGCGTCAAGCCACACCCCCGCCCGGTCACCGCGCCCGGCCCGTCCCGTCCCGCGATCGGCGGCTCCTCCCTCGCGGACAAGGCCGTCGAGAAGAGCCCGGTTCAGGACAAGTCGTCCGCTGTGGCACGCTCTTCGGCATGA
- a CDS encoding MarP family serine protease encodes MNVLDILLLVGAVWFAVIGYRQGFVVGILSVIGFLGGGLAAVYLLPLLWDRVTANSEVSSTAAVVAVVIVIVCASVGQALTTHLGNKLRGHITWSPARAVDATGGALVNVCAMLLVAWLIGSALAGTSLPTLGKQVRNSSVLLGVSRVMPQQTSTWFDDFSSVLAQNGFPQVFSPFANEPITEVEPPDPALTGSPVVGRAKKSVVKVVGMAPSCGKVLEGTGFVFADGRVMTNAHVVGGVDEPTVQVGGEGRVYDAKVVVYDWQRDIAVLDVPELRAAALNFTETEAKTGDSAIVAGFPENGDYDVRSARVRGRIQASGLDIYHRGTVHRDVYSLYALVRQGNSGGPLLTPDGQVYGVVFAKSRDDADTGYVLTANEIRPDIDAGRTADQQVDTQGCAL; translated from the coding sequence GTGAACGTGCTGGACATCCTGCTGCTCGTCGGCGCCGTGTGGTTCGCGGTCATCGGCTACCGCCAGGGTTTCGTCGTCGGCATCCTGTCCGTGATCGGCTTCCTGGGGGGAGGCCTGGCCGCGGTCTACCTGCTGCCGCTCCTCTGGGACCGGGTCACGGCCAACTCCGAGGTCTCCTCGACGGCCGCCGTGGTGGCGGTCGTGATCGTGATCGTGTGCGCGTCGGTCGGCCAGGCCCTCACCACCCACCTCGGCAACAAGCTCCGCGGGCACATCACCTGGTCGCCCGCGCGCGCCGTGGACGCCACCGGCGGTGCCCTGGTCAACGTGTGCGCGATGCTGCTCGTCGCCTGGCTGATCGGGTCCGCGCTGGCCGGCACGTCCCTCCCCACTCTGGGCAAGCAGGTCCGCAACTCCTCCGTCCTGCTCGGTGTCTCCCGTGTGATGCCCCAGCAGACGTCGACCTGGTTCGACGACTTCTCGTCGGTTCTCGCCCAGAACGGCTTCCCGCAGGTCTTCAGTCCGTTCGCCAACGAGCCGATCACCGAAGTCGAGCCCCCCGACCCGGCGTTGACCGGCAGCCCGGTGGTGGGCCGTGCGAAGAAGTCCGTCGTCAAAGTCGTCGGCATGGCCCCGAGCTGCGGAAAGGTCCTCGAAGGCACCGGTTTCGTCTTCGCGGACGGGCGTGTCATGACCAACGCCCACGTCGTGGGCGGCGTCGACGAGCCCACCGTCCAGGTCGGCGGCGAGGGACGGGTGTACGACGCGAAGGTCGTCGTCTACGACTGGCAGCGCGACATCGCCGTACTCGACGTCCCGGAACTCCGGGCCGCCGCACTGAATTTCACCGAGACGGAGGCCAAGACCGGCGACAGCGCCATCGTGGCCGGCTTCCCGGAGAACGGCGACTACGACGTCCGCTCCGCCCGTGTCCGCGGCCGGATCCAGGCCAGCGGCCTCGACATCTACCACCGGGGCACCGTCCACCGCGACGTGTACTCGCTCTACGCGCTCGTACGGCAGGGCAACTCCGGCGGGCCCCTGCTCACTCCGGACGGCCAGGTGTACGGAGTGGTGTTCGCCAAGTCCCGCGACGACGCCGACACCGGTTACGTGCTGACCGCCAACGAGATCCGCCCCGACATCGACGCCGGCCGCACCGCCGACCAGCAGGTCGACACCCAGGGGTGTGCCCTCTAG
- the acs gene encoding acetate--CoA ligase, which yields MPRDTTVTLGMGDVVSNESLANLLREERRFEPPAELAANANVTAEAYEQAAADRLGFWAEQARRLTWATEPTETLDWSNPPFAKWFADGKLNVAYNCVDRHVEAGNGDRVAIHFEGEPGDSRAITYAELKDEVSRAANALTELGVGKGDRVAVYLPMIPEAAITMLACARIGAAHSVVFGGFSADAIAARIRDADAKVVVTADGGYRRGKPSALKPAVDDAVSRIESVEHVVVVRRTGQDTAWTEGRDVWWDEITGRQSAEHTPEAFEAEQPLFILYTSGTTGKPKGILHTSGGYLTQAAYTHHAVFDLKPETDVYWCTADIGWVTGHSYIVYGPLANGATQVMYEGTPDTPHQGRFWEIVQKYGVSILYTAPTAIRTFMKWGDDIPAKFDLSSLRVLGSVGEPINPEAWVWYRKHIGADKCPVVDTWWQTETGAMMISPLPGVTATKPGSAQRALPGISATVVDDEAREVPDGGGGYLVLTEPWPSMLRTIWGDDQRFIDTYWSRFEGKYFAGDGAKKDEDGDIWLLGRVDDVMLVSGHNISTTEVESALVSHPAVAEAAVVGAADETTGQAIVAFVILRGTATSSDELLAELRNHVGATLGPIAKPKRVLPVAELPKTRSGKIMRRLLRDKAENRELGDVTTLTDPSVMSLIQAEFPKGSSED from the coding sequence ATGCCTCGGGACACAACGGTCACCCTGGGAATGGGAGATGTCGTGAGCAACGAAAGCCTGGCCAACCTGCTGCGGGAAGAGCGCCGGTTCGAGCCGCCGGCCGAGCTGGCCGCGAACGCCAATGTCACGGCGGAGGCGTACGAACAGGCAGCCGCGGACCGGCTGGGCTTCTGGGCCGAGCAGGCCCGCCGCCTCACCTGGGCCACCGAGCCGACCGAGACGCTCGACTGGAGCAACCCGCCCTTCGCGAAGTGGTTCGCGGACGGCAAGCTCAACGTCGCGTACAACTGCGTGGACCGCCATGTGGAGGCGGGCAACGGCGACCGCGTCGCCATCCACTTCGAGGGCGAGCCGGGCGACAGCCGGGCGATCACTTACGCGGAACTGAAGGACGAGGTCTCCCGGGCGGCCAACGCGCTGACCGAGCTGGGCGTCGGCAAGGGCGACCGGGTCGCCGTCTACCTGCCGATGATCCCCGAGGCCGCCATCACGATGCTGGCCTGCGCCCGCATCGGCGCCGCCCACTCGGTGGTCTTCGGCGGCTTCTCCGCCGACGCCATCGCCGCCCGTATCCGGGACGCCGACGCCAAGGTCGTCGTCACCGCGGACGGCGGATACCGCCGCGGCAAGCCGTCCGCGCTGAAGCCCGCGGTCGACGACGCCGTGTCCCGTATCGAGAGCGTCGAGCACGTCGTGGTCGTGCGCCGCACCGGTCAGGACACCGCGTGGACCGAGGGCCGCGACGTCTGGTGGGACGAGATCACCGGCCGGCAGTCCGCCGAGCACACCCCCGAGGCCTTCGAGGCGGAGCAGCCGCTCTTCATCCTGTACACCTCCGGGACGACGGGTAAGCCGAAGGGCATCCTGCACACCTCCGGCGGCTACCTCACCCAGGCGGCCTACACCCACCACGCCGTCTTCGACCTCAAGCCCGAGACCGACGTCTACTGGTGCACGGCCGACATCGGCTGGGTCACCGGCCACTCGTACATCGTCTACGGGCCGCTGGCGAACGGCGCGACCCAGGTCATGTACGAGGGCACCCCGGACACCCCGCACCAGGGCCGGTTCTGGGAGATCGTGCAGAAGTACGGCGTCTCGATCCTCTACACCGCGCCGACCGCGATCCGCACGTTCATGAAGTGGGGGGACGACATCCCCGCCAAGTTCGACCTGAGCAGCCTGCGCGTCCTCGGCTCGGTCGGCGAGCCGATCAACCCCGAGGCGTGGGTCTGGTACCGCAAGCACATCGGCGCCGACAAGTGCCCCGTCGTGGACACCTGGTGGCAGACCGAGACCGGCGCGATGATGATCTCGCCGCTGCCCGGCGTCACGGCGACGAAGCCCGGTTCGGCGCAGCGCGCCCTGCCCGGAATCTCGGCCACGGTCGTCGACGACGAGGCCCGTGAGGTCCCGGACGGCGGGGGCGGCTACCTCGTCCTCACCGAGCCGTGGCCGTCGATGCTCCGCACCATCTGGGGCGACGACCAGCGCTTCATCGACACCTACTGGTCGCGGTTCGAGGGCAAGTACTTCGCGGGCGACGGCGCCAAGAAGGACGAGGACGGCGACATCTGGCTGCTCGGCCGGGTCGACGACGTCATGCTCGTCTCCGGTCACAACATCTCGACCACCGAGGTCGAATCGGCTCTCGTGTCGCACCCGGCGGTCGCCGAGGCGGCGGTGGTCGGCGCGGCCGACGAGACGACCGGTCAGGCGATCGTCGCCTTCGTCATCCTGCGCGGGACGGCGACCTCCTCCGACGAGCTGCTGGCCGAGCTCCGCAACCACGTCGGCGCCACGCTCGGCCCGATCGCCAAGCCGAAGCGGGTGCTGCCGGTGGCGGAGCTGCCCAAGACACGCTCGGGCAAGATCATGCGCCGGCTGCTGCGCGACAAGGCCGAGAACCGCGAGCTGGGCGACGTCACCACGCTCACGGACCCGTCGGTCATGTCCCTCATCCAGGCGGAGTTCCCCAAGGGGTCCTCCGAGGACTGA
- a CDS encoding alpha/beta fold hydrolase, with product MTVPESSAFGTTGSARPAPEPSGSTPDAARPASDGGPTAPSGPAVPVAPVGGGRPAPSGGPVRLDGPWTHRDVAANGARFHIAEMGSGPLVLLLHGFPQFWWTWRHQLPALAEAGFRAVAMDLRGVGGSDRTPRGYDPANLALDVTGVIRSLGEPDAALVGHDMGGYLAWTAAVMRPKLVRRLVVSSMPHPRRWRSSMLSDFGQSRAGSYVWGFQRPWMPERQLVADEGALVGRLIEEWAGPNDIAFPDGPTLDVYRRAMCIPSTAHCSVEPYRWMVRSLARPDGVQFYRRMKRPVRVPTLHLHGSLDPAMRTRSSAGSGEYVEAPYRWRLFDGLGHFPHEEDPTAFSTELINWLKDPEPDR from the coding sequence ATGACGGTCCCCGAAAGCAGCGCATTCGGTACGACAGGCTCCGCGCGTCCCGCGCCGGAGCCGTCCGGGTCCACCCCGGACGCCGCACGGCCCGCCTCCGACGGCGGGCCGACGGCGCCGTCCGGTCCGGCGGTCCCCGTCGCCCCGGTGGGCGGCGGCCGCCCCGCGCCGTCCGGCGGTCCGGTACGGCTGGACGGCCCCTGGACGCACCGCGACGTGGCCGCCAACGGGGCACGGTTCCACATCGCGGAGATGGGCTCAGGCCCCCTCGTACTCCTGCTGCACGGCTTCCCGCAGTTCTGGTGGACCTGGCGCCACCAGCTGCCCGCGCTCGCCGAGGCGGGCTTCCGCGCCGTCGCGATGGACCTGCGCGGGGTCGGGGGCAGCGACCGTACGCCCAGGGGCTACGACCCCGCCAACCTCGCGCTCGACGTCACCGGCGTGATCCGGTCGCTCGGCGAGCCGGACGCGGCGCTGGTCGGCCACGACATGGGCGGTTACCTCGCGTGGACGGCGGCCGTGATGCGGCCGAAGCTGGTGCGGCGCCTCGTGGTGTCCTCGATGCCGCACCCGCGCCGCTGGCGTTCCTCCATGCTCTCGGACTTCGGCCAGTCCCGGGCCGGATCGTACGTCTGGGGCTTCCAGCGGCCGTGGATGCCGGAGCGTCAGCTCGTCGCGGACGAGGGCGCCCTGGTGGGCCGGCTGATCGAGGAGTGGGCGGGCCCCAACGACATCGCCTTCCCGGACGGCCCGACGCTGGACGTCTACCGTCGCGCGATGTGCATCCCGTCGACGGCGCACTGCTCGGTGGAGCCGTACCGGTGGATGGTGCGGTCGCTGGCCCGGCCGGACGGGGTGCAGTTCTACCGGCGCATGAAACGACCGGTCCGGGTGCCCACTCTGCACCTGCACGGTTCACTCGATCCAGCGATGCGTACGCGGAGTTCGGCGGGGTCCGGCGAGTACGTCGAGGCTCCCTACCGGTGGCGACTTTTCGACGGTCTCGGGCACTTCCCGCACGAGGAGGATCCGACCGCCTTCTCGACCGAACTCATCAACTGGCTCAAGGATCCCGAGCCCGATCGCTGA